The bacterium DNA window TCGGCGTGATGGGGATCGGCGGCCTGGTGGGTGGCCTGACGGCCGCACGGGTGATGTCCGTGCTTGGTGAAGGCGCCGTCACCGGGATGGGTCTGGTGCTCGGCGCGATCGGGTCGCCCCTCCTGGCCCTGCCCTCGTTGGCCGGGGTGGTCCTCGGCGTGATTCTGTTCGGGATCGGGCTCCCGTGGATCATCGTCGGGACCAACACGCTGGTCCAGCGGGCCACGCCCGCCCACCTGCAGGGCCGGGTGGCCTCCGCCTTCGGCACGGTGTTGGGCGTGCCGCAAGTCGCTTCGATCGCGCTCGGGGCCATGCTGATCTTCGTGATCGACTATCGTGTGCTGGTGCTGCTGATGGCGGCCGTGTTGACGGCGGCGGGGACGTATCTCCTCACTCGAGGAGAGCAGCGCGGCGGGCCCTCAGACCCGGCAGGATCGATGGAGACCTTGTATCGAATTGAGGCGCCTGATGTCCCCAGCTGAACAGAGACGCACGCCATGGCGCTGCGCGGCGTGAATCCGAAGCGCCTCCTGGTCGTCAGCAACGGGTACGGTGAGGATGTCGGCGCGTCCGAGGTGGTCCGGGCCCTGCCCCGCGAGGGCCTGGATGTCATCGTGTATCCGCTCGTCGGTCTTGGGTCCCACTATCCGCCCGGGGTCACGCTGCTCGAACCCCGGCGCGAGTTCCCCAGCGGCGGGTTCGGCTGGATCGCCGGGTGGCGCAGCTTCCGGGAGGACCTCGCCCAGGGCATCCTCCGGTTTTGGTTGAGTCAGTGCCGGACCGTTCGAACCCAACGCGGCCGCGTCGATCTCGTGCTCGTCTCAGGAGATGTCTACTGTCTGGCGATGGCGAGCCCCGCGGGCGGCCCGAGGGTATTTCTCGCGGGGACGAAGTCGCAGTATTTCGCGCCCTACAATCCGGTCGAGGTCTGGCTGCTTCGGCGGCTCGCGAGCCAGGTCTTTACGCGAGACGAGGTCACGGCGACCGTCTTGCGGGCGCAGGGGGTGAATGCCCGGTTCTGTGGGTTCTGGATGATGGATGCCCTCCGGCCCTCGGGGGAGACGTTCGGTCTGCCTCAGGGCCGAGCGGTGGTCACCGTGCTGCCGGGGAGTAAGTCGCCCGCCTACGACAACCTCATCCCCCTGCTGCGGGCTGCCAACATGGCCTCGGCTCGGACGACGCCGGCGCCGGCGATCCTCCTGGCATGGGCCGCCCAGCTGCCCGTGGCTCGCCTCAGGCACACCATCACCGCGCAGGGGGGCGTATGGAAGGATCCCACCCATTTCCGCTTCCAGGAGATCGAGGTCACGGTGACCACGACACACTATTCTGACGCCCTCGAGCGCGCGACCGCCGTGTTGGGCATGGCGGGGGCTGCGCACGAGCACGCGGCCGGACTTGGCAAACCGGTCGTGGCCTTCCCGGGGACGGGGCCACAGTTCAGGCCCGGCTTCCTTCAAGGCCAACGGCGGCTCCTCGGCGACGCGTTGATCGACACTGCGACGTGGGATGAAGCGGGGGTTGCGCTGGCGGCCTTGCTCGCGGACCCGCATGAACGCGAGCGCAGGGGACAGATTGGGCGGGCGCGCCAGGGAGGGCCGGGAGGAGCCGCGATGATCGCGGGGTACCTCCTGGACAGGCTCGGTCTCAACCAGTTGATCGCGTAGGTGGCTTCTCCGTCCGATCCTCGATGGACCGCGCGAGAGCGCTGTGCGGTCGCACTTCTGCTGGTGGCGTGCGCGCTCCTCGACCTGTACCGGCTCGGTGTCCCTCCCTTGTTCGATCAGGACGAGGGGAACTACGCGGAGATCGCCGCGGAGATTGTCCAGACCGGCGACCCGGTGACGCTGCATGTCAACGGCCAG harbors:
- a CDS encoding lipid-A-disaccharide synthase-related protein produces the protein MALRGVNPKRLLVVSNGYGEDVGASEVVRALPREGLDVIVYPLVGLGSHYPPGVTLLEPRREFPSGGFGWIAGWRSFREDLAQGILRFWLSQCRTVRTQRGRVDLVLVSGDVYCLAMASPAGGPRVFLAGTKSQYFAPYNPVEVWLLRRLASQVFTRDEVTATVLRAQGVNARFCGFWMMDALRPSGETFGLPQGRAVVTVLPGSKSPAYDNLIPLLRAANMASARTTPAPAILLAWAAQLPVARLRHTITAQGGVWKDPTHFRFQEIEVTVTTTHYSDALERATAVLGMAGAAHEHAAGLGKPVVAFPGTGPQFRPGFLQGQRRLLGDALIDTATWDEAGVALAALLADPHERERRGQIGRARQGGPGGAAMIAGYLLDRLGLNQLIA